From a single Planococcus shenhongbingii genomic region:
- a CDS encoding transcription repressor NadR, whose amino-acid sequence MTKLYGEQRRQILLEKLKFSSDPLTGGELAAFAGVSRQVIVSDMTLLKARNEPIIATSQGYLYLRERGTETISRRIACRHEPEETERELKILVAAGVTVKDVSVEHPVYGELTAGIHVSSEKDVDSFMQRVRDTGASFLLELTEGTHLHTITAPNVAMLESAIAAMRENGFLLEDNE is encoded by the coding sequence ATGACAAAACTCTACGGCGAACAACGCCGGCAAATCCTTCTGGAAAAATTAAAATTCTCGAGTGATCCATTGACCGGCGGCGAACTGGCGGCCTTTGCCGGCGTGTCGCGGCAAGTGATCGTCAGCGACATGACGCTCTTAAAAGCGCGCAATGAACCGATCATCGCGACGAGCCAAGGCTATCTGTATCTCCGCGAGCGTGGCACCGAAACAATCAGCCGCCGCATCGCCTGCCGCCATGAGCCGGAAGAAACCGAACGCGAATTAAAAATTCTCGTTGCAGCAGGCGTTACCGTCAAAGACGTATCGGTCGAGCATCCGGTTTACGGCGAACTGACAGCCGGCATCCATGTATCAAGTGAAAAAGATGTCGACTCGTTCATGCAGCGGGTCCGCGACACCGGAGCGAGCTTTCTGCTCGAGTTGACCGAAGGCACACATCTGCACACAATTACCGCGCCAAACGTCGCCATGCTGGAAAGCGCGATAGCCGCCATGCGGGAAAACGGCTTTTTGCTGGAAGACAACGAGTAG
- the ruvA gene encoding Holliday junction branch migration protein RuvA → MYDYIKGVVTRVTPEYLVVEQQGIGWQIFAPNPYSFGTEELQVFVHYHVREDAHLLFGFPTLEQRELFRKLISVSGIGPKGALAILASGQPQHVIEAIEREDESYLVKFPGVGKKTARQMILDLKGKLSEFFGEPFETDVAHGLLAHDDVELEEAMLALGALGYSEREIAKVKPKLKDLDLNTEGYMKKALQLLLKQN, encoded by the coding sequence ATGTACGATTACATAAAAGGGGTTGTCACACGAGTGACGCCTGAATATCTAGTAGTGGAACAGCAAGGGATCGGCTGGCAGATTTTTGCGCCGAATCCATACTCATTCGGAACAGAGGAACTGCAAGTCTTTGTCCATTATCACGTAAGAGAAGACGCACATCTGCTGTTCGGTTTTCCGACACTTGAGCAGCGGGAATTGTTCCGCAAGCTCATCTCGGTATCCGGAATCGGGCCGAAAGGGGCTCTCGCGATCTTAGCAAGCGGGCAGCCGCAGCACGTCATTGAAGCGATTGAGCGGGAAGACGAGTCGTATCTCGTGAAATTCCCGGGCGTCGGCAAAAAGACGGCACGCCAGATGATTCTCGATTTGAAAGGCAAGCTGTCGGAGTTTTTCGGCGAACCGTTCGAAACCGACGTGGCGCATGGCTTGTTGGCGCATGATGATGTGGAGCTTGAAGAAGCGATGCTCGCGCTTGGCGCACTGGGCTATTCCGAACGTGAAATAGCGAAAGTGAAGCCGAAATTGAAAGATCTCGATTTGAATACGGAAGGCTATATGAAAAAAGCCTTGCAATTATTATTGAAACAAAACTGA
- the ruvB gene encoding Holliday junction branch migration DNA helicase RuvB, whose protein sequence is MEERVIGGEISEFDERFEQSLRPQFLAQYIGQQKVKHNLEIFIEAAKMRQESLDHVLLYGPPGLGKTTLATVIANEMEVNVKMTSGPAIERPGDLAAIVSSLEPGDVLFIDEIHRLNRSIEEVLYPAMEDFSLDIVVGKGPTARSVRLDLPPFTLIGATTRAGALSAPLRDRFGVHARLDYYDTESLTEIVVRSSKLFEAEIDPIAAVEIARRSRGTPRIANRLLKRVRDFAQVRGNGTITEDIASQALEMLQVDPLGLDHIDHKLMTGMMTRFRGGPVGLDTIAASIGEESTTIEDVYEPYLLQIGFIQRTPRGRVVTQMAYEHFNMEMPE, encoded by the coding sequence ATGGAGGAACGGGTAATCGGAGGCGAGATTTCCGAATTTGACGAGCGCTTTGAGCAGTCGCTGCGGCCGCAATTTTTGGCACAGTACATCGGCCAGCAGAAAGTGAAGCATAATTTGGAAATCTTTATCGAAGCGGCAAAGATGCGCCAGGAGAGCTTGGACCATGTACTTTTGTACGGGCCTCCCGGACTCGGTAAAACGACATTGGCAACGGTGATCGCCAATGAAATGGAAGTCAATGTGAAAATGACGAGCGGACCGGCGATTGAGCGTCCGGGCGACTTGGCGGCTATTGTGTCGTCACTGGAGCCGGGGGATGTGTTGTTCATTGATGAAATCCACCGCTTGAACCGCTCGATTGAAGAAGTGCTGTATCCGGCGATGGAAGATTTCTCTTTGGATATCGTGGTCGGCAAAGGGCCGACTGCGCGTTCGGTGCGGCTCGATTTGCCGCCGTTTACATTGATCGGGGCGACGACGCGCGCTGGTGCGTTATCAGCGCCGCTGCGCGACCGCTTCGGCGTCCATGCGCGGCTCGATTATTACGACACTGAATCGCTGACGGAAATCGTGGTGCGCAGTTCAAAACTGTTTGAAGCGGAAATCGACCCGATTGCAGCTGTTGAAATCGCGCGCCGGTCCCGCGGGACTCCGCGTATTGCAAACCGCTTACTGAAGCGTGTCCGTGATTTTGCACAAGTGCGCGGCAACGGCACCATTACGGAAGACATTGCCAGCCAGGCACTTGAGATGCTGCAAGTCGATCCGCTCGGGCTTGACCATATTGACCATAAATTGATGACCGGCATGATGACGCGTTTCCGCGGCGGCCCTGTCGGACTGGATACCATTGCGGCAAGCATCGGTGAAGAGTCGACGACGATCGAAGACGTCTACGAACCGTATTTGCTGCAAATAGGCTTTATTCAGCGGACCCCTAGAGGCCGTGTCGTGACGCAGATGGCCTATGAGCATTTCAATATGGAAATGCCGGAATGA